A stretch of DNA from Skermanella mucosa:
TGGCAACCTCATGGACATCTACAACCGGCGGGTCGACGAGGTTTTCAACCTCCGGGTCCGGGACCCAACCCTCCACCCAAACTTCAGACTACGATATTTCGCTGGGGGTATACACTCCCTCGAGCTCCGACACGCAGAACGGCGTCGCGATGGAACTCACCGGCGAAGCCTTCGCCATCGGTGAACAGACGATTGCCGAGGGCGACATCGATCTTGAGATCACCGATCTGGGGACGACGACCGTTGCTTCCGGCACATCCTCCTTCTCTGCAACTTCTCAGTCCGGTAGCGACAACACCGCCTATGCGTCTGCGGAGACCTCTGCGGCGATCTCTCCGGGAGGAAAAACCGTCGCCTGGAGCCTTGAGACGTCCAACACCGCCCAAAGCGAAGGTGAGAGCGAATGGAGCGTCAGTTCGACCACGGGCTCGCTCGTCGTTTATGACAGTTCCCCAGGAACCGGAACGGACAGTTCCAGCCTGGGCACTTCGACCGGCGGCGGCACTGCGGATACCCAGGCAAGCGCCGGCACCCCGGATTCGCCGGAGTCGGGCAATGCCGCGATCGATCCGCTTTCCGCTTGGGAATTCGATATGGGAAACATAGCTGTCTTGGACATAGACGCCTCTGCCTATGGCCAGGATACCTATATAAGCGTCGACGGCTCGATCCTTACCGTTGAGAATCAACTCTCTACGGTGTCAGCGCTTGTTATCGGTGGAGTTGGATGAGTTCAGTCGGCCCGGATTCGCATTCGGTTTCCTCGGCGACGACGGACTCAGGGCGTATCGACTGAACGTGACGGCGCCGGCCGGTTCCGTAGGCCGGCCTCATCCGGGTTCGTTGAGCTTCCTCGCGATCGGACTTGCGGGCGCGCCGGGCCGGACGGCAGTCTTGGCCGTCCGGGTCGCAGTCCAGAAAGAGAACCGCCGTAAGCCCTTCAGCCAGGATTTCGCCTGAGCCAGTTGTCGAGTGCACGAAGTCGGCGCTCCGCCTCGGTGTCCCCGGCGTCAGCTGCCTTGCGGTACCAGTCGGCAGCCATGTCCGGGTCGGGGGTTATGCCGATAGCACCGATCTCCCGCTGTACCAAAGGGTCGTAAGTCTTGGCAAGGCCGGTGGCCCCCTGGGCGCTCCCGGACGAGGTGACACTGCTGTAGAACAACCGAGCGCCCGCAATGTCGCCGCTCTGGAGCAGACCGTTGCCGCGCCGCAGAAGCCGTTCCTGCGCCGCCGTGACGGTAAGCGACAGCGATGGCGGTGAAGGGCGGGCATCAGGCTGAAGCGTTCGTGCAGCCGATTGATGTGCGGCCTGCTGCTCTGCGGCGGCCCGTTCCTCCTGCGCCCGCTGCTCGGCGGCCTGCTGCTCTGCGGCGGCCCGTTCCTCCTGCGCCCGCTGCTCGGCGGCCCGCTGCTCTGCGGCGGCCCGTTCCTCCTGCGCCCGCCGCTCGGCCGCCCGCTGCTCTGCGGCGGCCCGTTCCTCCTGCGCCCGCTGCTCGGCCGCCCGCTGCTCGGCGGCGGCCCGTTCCTCCTGCGCCCGCCGCTCGGCCGCCTGCTGCTCTGCGGCGGCCCGTTCCTCCTGCGCGCGCCGCTCGGCCGCCTGCTGCTCTGCGGCGGCCCTTTCCTCCTGCGCGCGCCGCTCGGCCGCCTGCTGCTCTGCGGCGGTCCGTTCCTCCTGCGCCCGCCGCTCGGCCGCCCGCTGCTCTGCGGCGGTTCGTTCCTCCTGCGCCCGCCGCTCGGCGGCCCGCTGCTCTGCGGCGGCCCGCTCCTCCTGCGCCCGCCGCTCGGCGGCCCGCTGCTCTGCGGCGGCCCGCTCCTCCTGCGCCCGCTGCTCGGCGGCCCGCTCCTCCTGCGCCCGCCGCTCGGCGGCCCGCTGCTCTGCGGCGGCCCGTTCCTCCGCCGCCCGCCGCTCGGCGGCCCGCTGCTCGGCGGCCTGCTGCTCTGCGGCGGCCCGTTCCTCCTGCGCCCGCCGCTCGGCGGCCCGCTGCTCGGCGGCCTGCTGCTCTGCGGCGGCCCGTTCCTCCTGCGCCCGCCGCTCGGCGGCCCGCTGCTCGGCGGCCTGCTGCTCGGCGGCGGCCCGTTCCTCCGCCGCCCGCCGCTCGGCGGCCTGCTGCTCGGCGGCGGCCCGTTCCTCCGCCGCCCGCCGCTCGGCGGCCTGCTGCTCTGCGGCGGCCTGTTCCTCCTGCGCGCGCCGCTCGGCGGCCCGCTCCTCTGCGGCGGCCCGTTCCTCCGCCGCCCGCCGCTCGGCGGCCTGCTGCTCGGCGGCCTGTTCCTCCGCCGCCCGCTCCGAGTTCTCCGGCTCTGTTCGCACCAGTTCCGAATCGGTCAAACCTTGATCGGCGGCTGCCGACTCGTCAGTTCCAGGATTCTGATCGATGGAGCTTCCCGCCTGCAATGGCGGTGCGGCAGCTCGCTCGCGTTCAGGCGCAGGTTGTGCGTCCGGGGATACCGACCCTTCCGGCGACGGCTTCTCCGCCATCTGCGATGAGATCGGAATTTCAGCATCTTCGGTCACAGGATCTTCCGCCAAGCGCTCCTCCATGACAGGCGGCAAGGCGGGTGCCAGCAACTCCTCCGACGGCGATGAATACCTGGGTTCCGAAGCAGCCGGCGGCAGCTCCCGGATCGCCGGTTCGGAGGACAAGCGTGTCGGCATCTGCGCGGGATGCGATGCCGCCTCGTGGATGATCATTGTCATGATCGCCGAGGCCACTCTGTCTCCGCCCGCCGATTCCGCATGCACCGTCAAGGTGCCGAAGCCGGCACCGCTCCTGGGAACAATGACCGTCAGCCCGGACAGCTGGGTCGGTGACAGCTGCCAGCGGCCCTCGACGACCTCGGTGCCGACAGACAGCCTGGCATCGGGCGGCAGGCCGACAAGGATGATTCGGTCGGCCTCGGCATCAGGCCGTAGCGTGATCGACAAGGGAATATGCGTGTCGATCAGCCCCTCCGCGGTTTCCACCGACAGCGGCGCCGCCATGGTCTCGACTATCTCGGCCATGGTCTCCGGCCGGGCATCAGCGAACGGCTGGGCTTGTGCCGCCAGCCCGGCCGTTCCCATCAAGGCCCCGGCCGACAGGAGGCCGGCAGCGGCCGCCCTCCGGGCCGATGGCAACGGCTTCCGCTTTGTCAGGTCACGTTCCGTCATGTCCTCCCCCTTGCTCGTGATTGCCGTAACTCCAGAAGCGCGGTCCGCCCGCTCCGGGAAGTGATCACATTTGCAGGAAAGCGGGGCTCCGGTGCAGGTGCGCAGAGGGATCACCCTTTTCAGCTTCCGGACGTGGGGGCCGCGGCAGACCGCCCCTCGAGACACGGGCCGGCTTGATGACGATCCAACCAGTCGGCGGGTGCCCCCGGATGGGAGCTTCCCGAGCCCTGCACTCGGCGGGGTCCGCCTGCCCGTCATACGGCTTCCCACATTGCGCAGCCCCATGCGATGCGCATTGTCAATCATCACCGAAAGACGGATGGGCCATGTCCGGCACCTACAAAGTGCGCATGAACTCGGTGATAAACACGATGGCTACGTCTTAGGTTGACTAAGCCCAGCGGCGCTTTGACTTGAATCTCGATTAAAGCCAGCCTGAACTCACCGGCAAGAAACGCCGGCCTAAACAAAGTCAATGGAGGCAATGATGTTTTATTACGATATCCCGGACTTCGAGACTGACTCCGACATCGAGATCGACTTCGACGCTGACATCAATTTCGACACCGAAATCAAGCTCGACGTCTACAAGGACGTGGATGTCGACGTGAAGGTGGAAACCGATGTCGAGGGCAACTCGGCCTTCCTCGTGGCGGACGTCCAGGCGATCGGCAAGGACACCTATGTGCAGGTCGACACCGCCGTGATGACCATCGAGGACCAGCTGTCGAGCGTTACGGTCTCTGCGGAATCCGTCGTCGGCTGACTGTGGACGGCGGTGTAAAGCCACCGTCGGCCATCACTGGCACACCGGCCGTCCATGTTCAGAAGCGTCAGGCTGTTTCAGCCGAGCAATCTTCATAACATGGCGGCCGGTAGGCTAAGATGAGCTTTGCCAGAAAGCCGCAGTGACTTCATCCATCGCACGGAGGCTCCGATGTCATTCTCATACTACTCCATTCCAAGTTTTGAATATGACAGCAATCTGGAAATTGACTTCAGCGCAGACATAAAGTTCGACACCGACATCACGTTGGACGTCTACAAGGAAGTCGATGTCGATGTCGACATCAACACGTATGTCGAAGGCAACTCGGCCTTCCTCGTCGCCGACGTTCAGGCGATCGGCAAGGATACCTTCGTGGAAGTCGACGCCTCCGTGGTGACTATCGAGAACCAATTGTCGAGCATCACGCTGCACGCCGTGTCGATTGTCAATTGACGCCCAGGAACCGGCAACCGTCCTGAACTCGGCGATGGTCCAGGAGCGACATCCGATCAGGAGACGTGACTCGACGGGCTTTCGTGCCCACTGCGGCAACGTCAAGACAATGGAGAGGGATCAATGCTGTTCTCCGCCAGTTTCACCAGCATCAATGGGAACACCGAAGGCGCCATCGAGTGGCGCGGCATCGACACGATCTCTTCGACCCTTACCGTGGCAGGCGTCGATATTCCCATCACCGAGGACCCTGGCATCGTAACCTTCGAACTCGAAGGAAAGACCTTGATCGATTTCGCGACCGGCGAGCTTCCATTGTTCACCGATCCGCCCTACGCCGATCCGCCCTACGCCGATCCGGCCGAGGAAAGCCTGCCACCGGCCGACCCGCAGGAGTTCTCGCCCTTCGCGTTCCAGGTCCCATTGATCAGTCTGGACTTCCTGTTCTGAAACGAACGGCCGGCCTCAGGCATCCAGGAGCGAAGATGCCGCGTGCCGATCATACTTTCGGGACGGGGACGGGCCTGGAAGCGGCAAGTCCGAGTTTCATGCGCGGTCGAAGACTGTCCCGTCCGATATCCTAAATCCGGGATGACAAAAATGCAGATCGATGTTCTGGACGATGTCGGATCGCTGGCCCGGGTCAGAGAGAATTGGGATGAGGTCTATGCCTCGGATCCGGAAGCGCAGTTCTTCCTGTCCTGGGGCTGGATCGCTGCCGGCGTCGTGGACACCAAGGCATCATGGCTCGTGCTCGCGGCCCGCCCGTCCGAGGACGACCCCGATTACGTCGCCTTCTTCGCCATCAGGATCGGCACCGAGAGGAAGGAGGGCGGCTTCCACAACGAGATTGCCCTGGGCCCGCTCCGTCTTTCAGATTACAAGGGAATGATCTGCAAGCCGGAATTTGAGGACGCGGCGATCCCAGCCTTCGCTGAGCATGTCCGGAAACTTCATTGGGCCAGCATGATCCTGGAGGGCTTTGCCGCATCGGATCGGCGGATCGGCCTTTTCCTGAAGACATTCCGCGCAGAAGAGTTCACGATAAGGGAATTCGAAAGTATAGACAAATACAGTGGAGTTAACAATGATATTTGTCCTTATATAAAATTGCCAAATGATTGGGATCTTTACCTGAATGACTATGTCAGTGCCAATACAAGGCAAAAGGTAAAACGATTCCTGAAGAAAGTCGACGGCGGCGAGTTCAGAATCACTCATGCGGATGAAGACACCGTCAGGCAGGATCTCAAAATTCTCCTGGGCTTCTGGACGACGAAATGGGGTGACCGCAAGGGCGACCGGCTCAAGTCCATCTTGAAGACGACCCACACCATGCTGCTGCGCAGCTTCGAGGGTGGATCGCTGTTCCTGCCGGTTCTCTGGAAAGAGGACAGGCCTCTCGGGGCGTTGGCATTCCTCACGGATCGGGTGAAGGGGGCGCTGCTTTTTCACAGCGCCGGCCGCGACGAAACATTCACAAGCCCGCCGCCGGGTTTCATCCTTCATGCCTACAGCATCAGATATGCGATTGCCCAAGGTTTCCGAACCTATGATTTCCTGCGCGGAAACGAACCTTACAAATACATGTATGGTGCGCAGGAGCAACGCATCAGGACCATCGTCATCAGCACGAGGGACGGGCGCAATCTCGGCGGCACGCTTGACCGCAGGAGCCTGCCCTATGCTTTCCAGTGCACGGCCGCGCTCCACCAAGCCGGCCGGCTTGCCGACGCCGAAGACGGCTATCGCCAGATCCTCGAGGCCGATCCGCGTTTCAGTCCAGCGCTCTACAGCCTTGGTCAGGTGCTTGCCGCCCGGGGGAGCCACGCCGCTGCCGCGGAGACCTTCAGGACGCTGCTGGCTGTCAAGCCCCGTTCCCACAAAGGGTGGTTCAGACTGGCGAAGTCACTGCGGGCGCTGGGGGATACGGACGGCGCGGTGAGTTGCTGCCGGAATGCGGTGGCGTTGGAACCCGGGTTTCACGATGCCGCGGCATTCCTGGCCGAACTCACGTCGCAGGTGGGCGGTCCGGCGCTCAGCCGTGACCTGGTTGACGCCGACTGATCCCGAACCCGCTGCATAGGTTGCCGTCATCCTTCCAGCCGATGCTCTCGGCAATGGTCCATCGGGTTCGTTGCGTCCCGGATGATCATGCCGATCATATCGCTGGATACGTCCTGCGTCCGCACCGCGGGAGCAGCAGCGGAGGCCGGGGCCTCTTCCTCCTCTTTGCAGCGAAGCTGACCGGGCCTGCGACCGGGATTGCCTAACCGCCCCGAACCCGTAATCCTTGCCGGCAGGACTTGGACGACAAGCCAACCAGCAAAGAGGGACGTCGTGACAGAAAACCTTCCGGAACTCCGGCTGACGGCCGAGCACCTCCACCTGACCGAGGCGGACGCGGAAAGGCTGCTGGAGGGGCGCCGCCTCCGGCGCGGCGAGCGGGTGATGGATCCCAAGGCTCAGGTGGTCGGCGAGGTGATCAAGCAGCTGCGCTCTCCCGATGCCTTGCCGACGCCCCAGGAGTCGCGCGGCCAGTTCCGGAAAATGGTCGAGCTGCTCGACGAACCCCCGCCGGCTTCGGTCGCCGTTTCCGACCTGGCCTGCCCCGGTCCGGCGGGACCGGTACCGTTGCGGCTCTATGCGCCCGAGGGCACGGGACCCCGTCCCCTGCTGCTGTATCTCCACGGCGGAGGATGGATCCAGGGGGGCTTGGAAACCCATCACGGCGCTTGCGGGAAGCTGGCCGCTTGGTCGGGATGCCTGGTCCTTGCCGTCGATTACCGGCTGGCGCCCGAGCACAGGTTTCCGGCTGGGCTGGAGGACTGCCTGGCGGCATGGCGCTGGCTCGCCGGAAACGCGGCCACGCTCGGCGCAGACCCGGAGCGGCTGGCGGTCGGCGGAGATTCCGCGGGGGGCAATCTGGCAGCGGCGGTCTGCCAGATCCTGTCCGCCGGCGGCGAGCCAGGCCCCGCGGCCCAGCTGCTGATCTATCCCTCCCTGGACCTGGGCTGGCAGCTGCCCTCGCACCGGGAACTGGCCGACGCCTACATCCTGCCCCGGATCCGGGTCCGGTGGTACACCGAGCTGTACCTGTCGGCGCCGGAGCAGGCGGCCGATGTCCGCGTATCTCCCCTCTGGGCCCGCGACCTGCAGGGGCAGCCCCCGGCCATGGTCGTCACGGCCGGCTTCGATCCGCTGCTCGATGATGGCCGCCGCTATGCCGACCGCCTGGAGGCGGCGGGGGTGCCGGTGGCCTACCGCGAGTTTCCCGGCCAGATCCACGCCTTCATCTCCCTCACGCGCGTCATCCCGCAGGGCAACGAGTGCCTGCGGGAAATGGCGGGCTGGCTGAGATCCAGTCTCGGGTGACGGCCCGGTCAGGGACGGGAGGCGCGGGGGAGGGGGCGTTCAGGTCGGAAGGCAGCGGATGTTCATGCCTGCCCGTCGCCGGTCATGTCGCACCAGAGATAGACCTCCGCGAAGTCCAGCGACATGCCGATCGATTCGAGCCTGACCCGGCCGGCGACGGTCTTCGGCTCGCCATGGACCACCTCGCCGACGATGATCTCGGGATCTTCCGGCCAGATGCCGTCGACCCGCCTCCAGACTTCGGCCAGCGCCTCGGCCTGATGGAACAGGACGATCTCGCGCACCGAGTCCAGCGAGGTGAAGCGCGCGATGTTGTCCCGCGTCTCGTCCTGGTTGGTCGAGAGGATCTCGATGATGAGAACGGGATCCGGGATGAAGACGTCTCCCGCCCGGTTGGGCTTGCAGGTGACCGTGATGTCGGTCTTGCGATGGTTGTAGGTGGAGCGGATGCGAGGCTTTACGCAGCCCTTGGTCGCGACCCGGCAGGGAATGCGTTCCGCCCTCAGGCCCGCTCTAAGGAACGAGCGGATTTCGCCTGCGATGTTGCTCTGCATCGTGGCGTGCTTGTCCGTATGGGGCGACATCAGGCGCGGCACGCCTTCAACGAGTTCGTAGCGCCCGTCGTCCCACTCCAGGAACTCCGTGACGGTCATCGGCCGGCCTCTGTAAGCAGCGGTCATGCCCATTCCTTCCGCCTCGCCGGAACGAGTATGCCACCGATCGCGGCGGGCCCGCCAGCGCCGGAACGGCCGGACCTCCTGGTCCGGCCGGCTGAAGCTCCGTCAGTCCTCCCACTCCTGCAGCCGGGCGAGATCCTCCTCGACCATGTCGGTGACCAAGCGGTCGTCCTGGCCGAGCTGGAGCCGGTCGAGCGGCACCACGACCTGCTTGTCGCCGATGCCCAGCGTGCCGCCGAACTCCACGGCGACGGCGCTGATCCGGCCGCTCGCGTCGCCCAGAACCTCCTCGACCTCGCCGATCTTGTCGCCGCCGGTGTTGTAGACGTCCATGTCCTCCAGGTCGTCGATCGAGCGGCCCTGCCAGTTCACGTCCGTCCGGTCGTCGTCGAGTTCGACCAGGCCGCCGGAATTGGCGCCCGGGGCCGCGGTCTGGGCGAGGACGGCTGCCGGCATCGTCAGTGCAGCGGCGACGGTCAAGATGGCAACGCGCTTCAACATGGTGAATTTCTCCTGGTCTGGGTCTGCCGTTCCGGCCGCATGATAAAGTAAAACCCGCGAAGTATTCTCTGTACTTCATCGGCGGCTGGAAGCCGATCACTTCAACACGGAAGTCATGATATGGTTCCAAAGCAGACGCCGGGTGAACGGCGGCCCGTAATTCAGGAATATGTTGACGACCCCGAACCGGAAGCCCCCCGGATCTGCGGGTGATTACATGCCGCGCCTGCCATCGCACCCCTTCGACCGTCCGCTTCCGGGCTATCGGGACATGCCGGCGCCCGGCCCGGGCGATGACCGGAACCATCCGCCATGCCGGGATTTCAGGATCCGTGGGTCCGGTCGTAACCGTTGATCGGGGGAGACCTCCAGCCGCGCGGCGGTGCGGCCGGCCTGAAGACTTCCACGAGCAGGGGATGGCACGCGGCGGCGTCGCTCGAATGCTCGGCGCCGCAGTCTCCGCCGGGGCAGGCGGACAGGGCGCCGAGCAGGTCGATCTCGGCAAAGAATTCGAGGAAGTCGCCCGGCCTCACCGGTGTCGCCTTCATGAAATACTGGCCGGTATCGCGGGTGAAACCCGTGCACATGAAGACGTTCAGCACATCGTGCACCGCCGGCTCCACACTCTCGCGGGGGCGGCCCAGCCTGTCGGCGAGGGCGCGCGTCAGGTTCGAGTGGCAGCAATGGTGATAGTCCCCGCCAGCGAGAAGCCGGTGGGTGTAGGGATCGCATCGTGTCCCGATCACGTCGTGGACCGATCCGCCCCATTCGTCGAAGCCGTACCAGTCGAGGGTATCCTCCGTGATCGTCGCCATCGGCCGCAGGTAGGGGAGGCACGACCACAGCCGGTCCCCGGTCGACAGGTGCGTGCCGTGGAGTGCCCGCGTCTTGCCCGAGAAGAACCGTTCCTGGAGATTTTCCGCCGACCAGAGATTGAGATCCCCGACCTGCGGACCCCCGACGCTGACGATGCGGAAGAAGCACCCCGCGGGAACGTCGAAGCATCGGGCCTCGCGCGGCGGGACGACGGTTTCGGACAGCTTTTCCCAACCCTCCCGCGCGGTGCGGTAGGACGCCAGGTCCGGCGGAGCCAGGCTGTCCACCGGGTAGCAGATCACGGGCCGGACCTTCCGGCGCTCCTTCGCGTCGCCGGGTTCGGAATGCTCGTGGTTTTCCAGCTTCATGAAGGCTCTCCAGGTTCCCGGGGCCGGTCGCGCAGGGGTGGGGCAGGGGGGGGCAGGGGAGAGGCGGGCGCCGGCCCGATGCCCGGGAGCACCATGGCATGTCCGGAGAGCCTCCGAAAGTGCCGAAAGGCGGTGCCCGTCACCGTGGCCGCGGGTCAGAACAGCCTGGCCAACGGGGTGTCCGGGTCCACTCCCAGGAGGGTGATCGATTGGGTTCCCTGCTGAAGCACCATGTCGCCGGCAGGGGTCTGCGCCACCTTCAGGTCGCTCGGGGAGACCGAGGCATCCAGCTTGATGTGGTCCATGCCCGGCTTGAACCCGACGACCAGGTCGTTGCCGTGGTTCGCCACGAAGGTGAAGGTGTCGGCGCCGGCGCCGCCGGTCAGCATGTTGTCCAGGCCGTTGTCGACCACCACCGAGCCCGCGGACGCCGAGATCACCAGGTTCTCGACGTTGGCGGCCAGGGTGTAGCCGGTGGCGTAGACCTGAGCCGTGTCCCGGCCTTCGCCGGCCTTCTCCACGACGACGTCGAGCCTGGAGCCGATGACATAGTGGTCGTCGCCCGCCAAGCCCGCCATGGTATCGGCCCCCGAGCGGCCGTCGATGCGATCATGGCCGGAGGTTCCGGTCAGCTTGTCCGCCGCGGCGGTGCCGGTGACGGTGCCCGTGGCGGCGGCCCCGGCCTTCCAGTCGAAGGTGCGGCTGTCGATCGGCAGGGCGGGCGGGACGGGCGCGGGCTGGGCCGTGGAGGCGCCGTACATCACCAGCCCGTCCGGACCGGCCTTGGACCCGTCGAAGGTCCCGCCGACCTTGTTGCCGGTATTGACGCTGACCGCCCCGGACTTGGCCGACAGCCAGGAGGATTTGGACACGATGTTATCGATCAGCTGGACGTTTTTGCTGGCATAGCCCAGGTTGTCGGTGCCGACATTGACCACCGAGCCCGGGCCGGAGGACGCCAAGTAGTTGCCCTTGATGACGCTGTCGATGGCTCCATAGGCGTTGACGGCGTGCTTGGAGGCGGTATCCACCTTGTTGCCGGAGACGGTGAAGCCCTTGGCCTCGTAGCGGAGCGTGCCGGGCCAGGTCGAGCCCTGGTTGCCGGCGAAGCCGCCGACCAGGATGCCGTCGGGCACCTGGTAGAGATGGTTGTTCAGGATCTTGACGTTTTCCGAACCGGCCTTGGCGACGATGCCGGAAAGCCCGACGACATCGTAGACCTTGTTGTGGGCGATGATGCCGTTCCGCATGTAGACGTCGTCGATGCCCTCCTCGCCGCGGATCCCGTAGACGGTGTTGCCGGTGACCGCCGAGTTGACGGTCTGGGCCGTCTTGATGCCGTCCGTGGTCTGGCCGTGGACGATGTTCTGCTCGATCACGATGTTGTTGGCGAAATCGGTGAGCGATGTGCCGCCCTGGGTGATCTTGACGCCCTCGGTGCCGCCGATCAGCTCGAAACCCTTGATGACGATGTTGTCCGGCCCGTAGCCGTAGATCGCCGGCAGGCCGGGGTTGGCCGCCTTGATGTCGGCCTTTCCCTGGCCGTCGGCCGAGACGATCCAGATCGGCTTGTCGGCGGTGCCGCTGACGCCGATCTTGACGTTCTCGGCATAGACCCCTTCCTTGACCATCACGGCGGTGCCGGGCTTCGCCTTGGACACGGCGGCCTGGATGGTCCTGAACGGCGATGAGGCGGTCCCGGTCCCGGCATCGCTGCCGCCGGGCGATACCCATAGGAAGGCTGTGGGCTTGGCCGTCTCGTAGGGGACCACGCTGGCCGCCGCGGTGGAGATGGAGGTGGCGCTGTAGGGCATCGGGGAAGACCTTTGATCATCAAAAGAGGTACCCATTTGGATGATCAAAGGGCGGCGTGTCGTCAAACCCGAACGTTCCGCGCAGCTAAACCATTTCTGTGACACGGGGACAAATACAGGGCGTTTACTTATTCTTTACTTAGGCGTTTTCTTGAACGTTCCTGCTTGGGCGAGCGAATCGGGTCGCTCAGGCACCTTCGGGAATGCGGGCGATGACCTTGATCTCGAAATCGAAGCCCGCCAGCCAGTTCACTCCCACCGCCGTCCAGTTCGGATAAGGCGGCCCACCGATGGCTTTCTCGCGCACCGCCATGACGGTCTCGATCTGGGCAGCCGGGTCGGTATGGAAGGTGGTGACGTCCACGACGTCTTCGAGGGTGCAACCGGCGGCCTCGAGGACGTTCACGAGATTGTCGAAAGCCGTTCGCACCTGTTGCTCGAAGTCGGGCTCCGGTGATCCGTCCGGGCGGCTGCCGACCTGGCCCGAGACGAACAGGAAATCGCCTGAGCGGATCGCCGCCGAGTAGCGGTGCATCTCGTAAAGCGCGTGGCGATTGGCCGGAACGATGGCTTCGCGTCGGGTCATTGTCTTGTTCCTCATTGCGGAAGGGCGGCCCATCCAACGTGGACCGGCCAACTTTTGATTTCACGGTCGGGACGTGGGTTGATATGCGCCCCGTATGTGAACTACATCATGCATACGGCCCGTATGTCAACATCCACATACGAGGCGTATGTGGATTGAGGGGGGATACAAGTGGCCGGTAAGCGACGTTCCGAAATGATGGAGGAGACCCGCGCCAAATTGATCAAGTCCGCGCGCGAGGCCTTTGCCGAAAAGGGGTATGCGGCCGCCTCGATGGATGAGTTGACGGCCAGGGCCGGGCTGACGCGCGGGGCGCTCTACCACAACTTCGGGGACAAGCGGGGGCTTCTGCAGGCGGTGGTCAGCCAGATGGACGCGGAGATGGCGGCGCGTGCCGGCGCCGCCGGCGAGCGGGCCGGGAACGGCTGGGAGGCGTTGCTGGCGGAGGGCGCCGCCTACATCGAGATGGCGCTGGAACCCGAGGTCCAGCGTATCGTGCTGCTCGACGGCCCGGCGTTCCTGGGCGATCCGTCGCAGTGGCCCAGCCAGGACAGCTGCCTCCGGACGACGCTGCATAAGGTGGAGGAACTGATCGCGCAGGGAATCGTCAAGCCCGTGGACGCCGAAGCGGCGGCCCGGCTTCTGAACGGGGCGGCGCTGAACGCCGCGCTCTGGGTGGCCGCCAGCGACCATCCGGAGGATGTCCTTCCCAAGGCCGTCGAGGCGTTCCGGTTCCTGGCCGGAGGACTCCTGGCGGCCCCGGGCTGACGCTTGCGCCGGTGGCCGGCGCCCCGCCTGCCCGGAAGTCCCCGCATCCTGGTGTTAACTCGTTTCAGGCTCGCCGGAATCGGCTGCGCCATTTGCGGTCCGGGACCGCCTCATTAGGGTGAGTCGGGACATCCTCAAAGGATAGTTTTTAGACTAATCCACTCTATTTCCGGACCGCCGGAGCCGGTGGATACAATTTTGCAGGTGGACGCCGAGGCAATGGACG
This window harbors:
- a CDS encoding SEL1-like repeat protein, which encodes MTERDLTKRKPLPSARRAAAAGLLSAGALMGTAGLAAQAQPFADARPETMAEIVETMAAPLSVETAEGLIDTHIPLSITLRPDAEADRIILVGLPPDARLSVGTEVVEGRWQLSPTQLSGLTVIVPRSGAGFGTLTVHAESAGGDRVASAIMTMIIHEAASHPAQMPTRLSSEPAIRELPPAASEPRYSSPSEELLAPALPPVMEERLAEDPVTEDAEIPISSQMAEKPSPEGSVSPDAQPAPERERAAAPPLQAGSSIDQNPGTDESAAADQGLTDSELVRTEPENSERAAEEQAAEQQAAERRAAEERAAAEERAAERRAQEEQAAAEQQAAERRAAEERAAAEQQAAERRAAEERAAAEQQAAEQRAAERRAQEERAAAEQQAAEQRAAERRAQEERAAAEQQAAEQRAAERRAAEERAAAEQRAAERRAQEERAAEQRAQEERAAAEQRAAERRAQEERAAAEQRAAERRAQEERTAAEQRAAERRAQEERTAAEQQAAERRAQEERAAAEQQAAERRAQEERAAAEQQAAERRAQEERAAAEQRAAEQRAQEERAAAEQRAAERRAQEERAAAEQRAAEQRAQEERAAAEQQAAEQRAQEERAAAEQQAAHQSAARTLQPDARPSPPSLSLTVTAAQERLLRRGNGLLQSGDIAGARLFYSSVTSSGSAQGATGLAKTYDPLVQREIGAIGITPDPDMAADWYRKAADAGDTEAERRLRALDNWLRRNPG
- a CDS encoding GNAT family N-acetyltransferase is translated as MQIDVLDDVGSLARVRENWDEVYASDPEAQFFLSWGWIAAGVVDTKASWLVLAARPSEDDPDYVAFFAIRIGTERKEGGFHNEIALGPLRLSDYKGMICKPEFEDAAIPAFAEHVRKLHWASMILEGFAASDRRIGLFLKTFRAEEFTIREFESIDKYSGVNNDICPYIKLPNDWDLYLNDYVSANTRQKVKRFLKKVDGGEFRITHADEDTVRQDLKILLGFWTTKWGDRKGDRLKSILKTTHTMLLRSFEGGSLFLPVLWKEDRPLGALAFLTDRVKGALLFHSAGRDETFTSPPPGFILHAYSIRYAIAQGFRTYDFLRGNEPYKYMYGAQEQRIRTIVISTRDGRNLGGTLDRRSLPYAFQCTAALHQAGRLADAEDGYRQILEADPRFSPALYSLGQVLAARGSHAAAAETFRTLLAVKPRSHKGWFRLAKSLRALGDTDGAVSCCRNAVALEPGFHDAAAFLAELTSQVGGPALSRDLVDAD
- a CDS encoding alpha/beta hydrolase encodes the protein MTENLPELRLTAEHLHLTEADAERLLEGRRLRRGERVMDPKAQVVGEVIKQLRSPDALPTPQESRGQFRKMVELLDEPPPASVAVSDLACPGPAGPVPLRLYAPEGTGPRPLLLYLHGGGWIQGGLETHHGACGKLAAWSGCLVLAVDYRLAPEHRFPAGLEDCLAAWRWLAGNAATLGADPERLAVGGDSAGGNLAAAVCQILSAGGEPGPAAQLLIYPSLDLGWQLPSHRELADAYILPRIRVRWYTELYLSAPEQAADVRVSPLWARDLQGQPPAMVVTAGFDPLLDDGRRYADRLEAAGVPVAYREFPGQIHAFISLTRVIPQGNECLREMAGWLRSSLG
- a CDS encoding Uma2 family endonuclease, with translation MTAAYRGRPMTVTEFLEWDDGRYELVEGVPRLMSPHTDKHATMQSNIAGEIRSFLRAGLRAERIPCRVATKGCVKPRIRSTYNHRKTDITVTCKPNRAGDVFIPDPVLIIEILSTNQDETRDNIARFTSLDSVREIVLFHQAEALAEVWRRVDGIWPEDPEIIVGEVVHGEPKTVAGRVRLESIGMSLDFAEVYLWCDMTGDGQA
- a CDS encoding PRC-barrel domain-containing protein, producing MLKRVAILTVAAALTMPAAVLAQTAAPGANSGGLVELDDDRTDVNWQGRSIDDLEDMDVYNTGGDKIGEVEEVLGDASGRISAVAVEFGGTLGIGDKQVVVPLDRLQLGQDDRLVTDMVEEDLARLQEWED
- a CDS encoding urea carboxylase-associated family protein, which produces MKLENHEHSEPGDAKERRKVRPVICYPVDSLAPPDLASYRTAREGWEKLSETVVPPREARCFDVPAGCFFRIVSVGGPQVGDLNLWSAENLQERFFSGKTRALHGTHLSTGDRLWSCLPYLRPMATITEDTLDWYGFDEWGGSVHDVIGTRCDPYTHRLLAGGDYHHCCHSNLTRALADRLGRPRESVEPAVHDVLNVFMCTGFTRDTGQYFMKATPVRPGDFLEFFAEIDLLGALSACPGGDCGAEHSSDAAACHPLLVEVFRPAAPPRGWRSPPINGYDRTHGS